The genomic segment TCACGCGATAACGATCGTTCGACGGCCCTAAAGAGCTTAAAATCTAATTCGTCGCTATCTATCGACGGCACAGTTTTATTGCGaccgatttgcaattttacACGATATTTGTTCTtctatttgtatatttgtagAAGCTCTTCGCGAATACGCTACGCGTactatacgaaacattttgaagttTCATTAGCACTATAACGAGACTCGACTATCGTGACTATATGATCAAATTAGAAagcaatctgaaaatgtatgtaGAAGTTTCAACGCACAATTTTCCTGAAGAACAATGTTCAATGTTGTGATAATAATTCCTCATTTTCGtgataatacaaatatttattatcgacTATTAAGTTGAGATAAATATCGTTCCTCTAAATTCTCGTGCTTTTGCACGAATAATTCTATTGTTACAGCATGTACGGTaactacataaaaatattctctacACTTTCTTCACTATACCCACAttttttgattaattattttaatatatagacGCTAAATACCATACTGCATAGAATACACtgtaatagaatacaatagAGCAACAGTAACTTACACGACGACAACAGTGATTTATAAATCTTTATAGAATAACGAAGGCCATCAAAATCCAGCGTTCGCCATGGACGAAACGGGGAAAACGAAATCACACGAGGGCCCAAGGGAATCGATCGTTAGATGTCCGGAAACCGTGAAAGAAACGGAAGCAAGAAGCACATGGGACAACCAAATAGAGTTCTTAATGTCCTGTATCGCGATATCGATAGGTTTCGGTAATATTTGGAGGTTCCCTTTCACTGCCTATGAAAATGGCGGTGGTGTTTTCTTAATACCCTACATCATCGTTCTTTTCGTCGTTGGCAAACCATTTTATTACCTGGAGGTGATCCTTGGACAGTTCTCTTCGTCCTCGTCGATCAAAGTTTGGAATATTTCGCCTGCGTTTGCTGGTAACTAGATAATTTTAATGATccgttataaataattcattttcaatgattatattttgttaatatcaAACTAAAGTTATTTTGATTCTCGGCAAtcatattctatttattttattatcagtaCGAAGTAATTGAAAAGTATCGAGACAGACTGATCTTTCTTTTAAAGTCCCTTTCTTTAAATGAATTTGGAAACGATACGATTCTGTATTTTGGAATCGTTAACTTTATAAAACACGgcgcaattaaaaatttttacaaattacaatagAGCCTCCCTTATTCGAACTGATAGGAAGACGAAATTGTTcgaataatagaatttttggATAATAGAACGATCGCTTTtctaatatgaaatttcatttattcaaatacGGATTAAGGTGAATTGAtagtttctataaatatttatggatCTCGTATCTTTCTGGCTGTTAAATCATAGAATTTTTTCAACGCAAGTAACTGCATAGAGTTACATTCTTTTTATACTTGGAACCATCGAATCCCCCTTTCGTGTGTCACGGATGCTTCGTCGCGTGAGAACACCTTTTCGTTACCACCTccttttgcaattttcattCGTGTAAAATCATCATTgttatcaataaaattatttcgttacgtCAGTATATTTAATGTTTCTCTTCTGCTGCCGGCATTAGAATCTACGCGCTTtagataattttcaatatgtctttttttgttttttaacgtTTGTCATTCTGGCTTTTCCAACATGTATTTTTGCTGATTCCGTCGCACCTACAGCGATTTAGAATTTTCCAATCACGTCGTATTTTGTTTCCATAATTGCAACGCTATTAGTTTCATACCAAGTTCTCATAATCAGCATTCACTGAatcgaataaagaaaaagaatacatTGCATATGAACATTGATAAAATGTGTACAtatttgaaacgaaaaaaggCATCTGTTACTGGGAAATATCCTCTTCGGATAATAAAACGTACAGGTATTATGATATTCGGTTAATTGGTGTTCGGATAAGGGCGGCTCTActgtaattgaaatttcttacTCTAAGATTTTtctcaataatttttcaatttcattgctTGTCTCCCAAGACGGTGTTTATTACGTCTAGAAGAAAAAATCCAggtcataaaataataacattatcaatcgaataagtaaataaatgttatCATCGAATGACTGTACCAAAGAATTATTGTCTTAGGTGTTGGATGGTCGCAATTCTGCTCGAACGTGGCAGTGATGACATATTACAGCTCATTGATGGCTCTTacgcttttctttttaatcgcGTCATTCTCAGCTGAATTACCCTGGGCGAGATGCAGAGAAGAATGGGCTGATTATTGCGTCGATTCCAGCCAAAAGGTCGATAGTGAATCGGTCAATGTTAGCATGCttactaaattattatacgaGAAGGAACGCAGAAGTTCCGCAGAACTCTACTTTCTGTAAGTAACATTACaaaaagcagaaaaaagaataaatcgaaaaataaaataagaaagttcctgatttctatatttttttgctttcaatttttgttatttgtaataattccaGGAAAGTGGTTCTCCAAGAGAAAGATAGTATCGACGATGGAGTTGGACTGCCGGATTGGAAATTAACGTTATGTCTGCTTTTTAGCTGGCTTTGTGTTATCCTAATAACGTTCCAGGGTGTGAAAAGTTCAGGAAAAGCTTCGTATTTTCTAGCTATTTTCCCATATATTATCTTATTGAGCCTTCTGATCAGAGCAGTGACCCTGGAAGGCGCTGGAACTGggattctcttctttcttactCCGAAATGGTCGAAACTTTTAGAGCCAAACGTTTGGTATGCGGCTGTGACACAatgtttcttctctctttccgtCTGCTTCGGCGCTATTATTACTTATTCGTCGCACAACAACTTCAAACATAACGTATACAGGTACACGAAGTCattcattgttatttattaaccATTTGCACGCGGCTTCTGAGAGGACATCGTAAATCTAGCAAACAACTTGGATATTCCCGTGTAAGGGGACACGAAGGGATTGCTGATGATTATGCAAGTTTTCGACTAtgttttttagttatttacaattaaaaatcggTCAAAATACTCCTGCACACGAGCAAACTTTCttatagaaacgaaagaatgCCAGTCTAAACAGCGGAGTGCACAGTATAGCATAAAATTGCACAAGTCCCCCAaactttctaaaaatatatgttttctTAGAGTTCTGTCTTCAcattatatgaaaaaagaaataaagaaatgaaatatatgaaaatatgccGAAATATGCCGAAATATGCCGAGTGCAAAAGGTTAATTGTACCGAAAAATGTTTCAGTAAAAGTTGAATGACTTCAAGGGAGTCGTGTTTCGATGATGTATAAAGTAACCACCGAACTAATAACTTTTCGATACAAGtagataaatcaatttttatacagAATCTGTATCTCTGTTCTATCAGAATCCATTATATTCGAGCTACATCGATTAATGCATTAGAAAACGTACAATTacatttatagaaaagaaaagaaatggaaacaaAATTTGCCTTCTCCTACAGAAAAGCTACAATCAGAAAAGAACATGAAAATGTGTCGCCCTTGAAACTATTCAACTTCTATCTGAAATTTATTCACATTTCtcaatataattaatagcgtgaaaaatatttcagcttCAACTGTTAGGTGATGACTCACTATAATAAACACTATAATAAAACCAGAAGAACAACAAAATTGTTTTTCTCGTGTTTCAGAGACGCACTCATAGTAACTAGTCTCGACACTTTAACGAGTTTTATAGCGGGGTGCACGATCTTTGGGATTTTGGGAAATCTGGCTCATGAAATGGGTATGGAGGATATCGACAATGTAGTGAAATCTGGAGCTGGCCTGGCGTTCATCTCTTATCCTGATGCCATTGCGAAGTTCACCTTTGTACCTCAAGTAAacataaatgaatatatagtaaaacgaatattaataaataaatatattctacaGTTAGTTAGAACATGTATAAATCTTGAAACAACTAAAAATCTTTCCTTTTGTTCGTTCTATTTCCTTgtagtatttttaattctttaccGTTTGATATCTtcgattaaacaaaattcttttccaaGTATCTCGTGTGCTACTTTAGTCCTTCTTAATCTTGTGTATGTCGAAGTTGAATGAGAATGTGTAAGAAACATCTGTGGTAATCAATCTCATTTTGTAATGGACAGGCAAAcactaattatatatattttttgatataaaattctcgTAAACTAACTCGAGAATAAAGAAGTTttattctatatctttttcttttttttctacaaGGAATCATGTCCTACACGCTTTCACACGTTATTCGGCCGAACCCTGTATATAAAgcttattagtattattatataattatatatcttattattatatattaagtatatataagttttaatatttacaaaaaatacatttatctgTTACAGTTCTTCGCGGTTCTGTTTTTCGTGATGATGTTTGTCCTCGGCGTGGGAAGCATCGTAGGGATGGTGTCAGGAGTAGTGACTTGCTTGAAAGAAAAGCTTCCAAACATGGAAATCTGGAAAATCGTGCTTTCCGTCTGTTCAATGGGATTCGCTGTTAGCACAGTTTACGTTACTCCGGCAcgtaatttacaaatattgaaGCTTCTACTGTTCTACCATCTgcctgtttctttcttcttgttcGAAGATAATCTCTCAAACACTATagccatattaaaatagtaatacaataaaattgaagTAATCTTCAAGCATTTTGTTATTCAACCACATTTGAAAGATATCAATTATCAAAGTACAATTACGCATACAAGTAGATACATTGTACAATATCTAGTCAACTTTCGTGATTTCGAGTTATTTGTTTTTTCGTCGATGAATGATAAGGAATAAGGATATAAGGTTGATTTTCACGGCAGATTATAGAATCGTATTTCTCTTTTGACACTAATTCTATACCTTTGATAATTCATTAATTCTATACAGGGTGGACAGTTTATATTGACTTTGGTCGATTACTATGGTACATCGTTCGTCGTGTTCATCTTGGCTTCTTTCGAAATCACTGCCGTAACATGGGTATACGGTTTGTACATATGTTGTATTTCACGTTGTATTCTACattgttgtattttatatcgatCTTACATTTCTGCCTTATATTCATTCGAaagttaaattgaaattttgttatatatccATTTAACACTAAACCTACCAGCAGCGGTCAAATTAACCGCTCTCGAACTTCTACACAAATTTAAACCATATTTAAACTTTATCATATcgctttataatttttaacttttcctACAACATGCATACAATACATTTTTCGGTATTTACTTTTAGtttgctcttttattttctaagaaaaatttctatcCTGCCTTGCCTACTGCGAGCGGTTATTTTGACCGGCagacaaaatattttcgttattcttaaaataaaggCAATCAGTACAAAGAAAAGACAATCTCAAGGTCAAATGACAAACAAAAtcagtaataacaaataataacagCTGTTACACCCGCCATATTGTCATAAAACAATCCATCCCTCGATCAAGATGGCCACCAGCTGTCAAGACATATCAATTCAGGCGCATAATAATCCTAAGGAACCGCCAAAATTTAGCACTTTTTACAGTCCATTGttacaaacattttaaaaatcgaGAAGTTTCTCAGAGTTATTGGTCATTACGATAAAACATGAAAAAAGCTTTCCCAATTCCACCCTCGAGTAACCGTTGGTGGATAACGACCAATACTcatcaatatttttgtataaatagatACAAGTCCCAAACCTGGCAGGacatcataatatttttagggATATGCTGAACGGCATATTATGAAAGGACAAGTAAAGACGGCATTTTATCTTATCATTGATCACCGTACAAGggatcatataataaaatgtaagttAGAAGAAGCATTTAGAGTATTGGGGACTAAGAGGGGGCTAGATGTAACAAAACTAAATGCATTTATTGTTCTGATATatgctatatactatatacaaaatttagatGTCTCATatttgtggaataaaatttggagacctgcatttttttcaaaaacaatGACTTTGCTGAAATTATAAAGTTTATACGATTTGATAAGAAGAGCGAAAGAAGGCAACGTTTACGAACCAATAAATTTGCAATGGTATCTACAGTATGGGGCCAATTTACAGAGAATTCgcgaaattgttataaatctgGTGCATACATTACTTTCATATAAAGAATCCCGGGAAAAAAGCCATGCAATAAAACTTTCAATAAGTTTAGATTCATTACTACAAAAAACTTGTCaagtataaaattgtaaaggttacaaaattacgaaaatttgtttaagacgcgggaaatatttatgcggcaaatgtatatttgataataagataatttaatttctatttaagtctataattgaaattaaacaaaagtaaatttggacgaaatttgatgaaagttcatcattttatatacatttagttataaattaacCATTATCTAAGTTAAGTCATAAAAACTATTACTTCTTTAATCGCCGGTCATTTTGATCGCACACGGTAGGAATAGGTATACACGAAGTGTCGGAAGGTTTAGTGTTAAGGTTTGAAGTAAAGTTTCGTAAAGTGGAAATCTCACAAATTAGgaaataatgaatttaaaaataaggcAAATTAACGGAGTAATCAAGCAAATATCGTGTCTTTTTAAAACAGGTATCGAAAATTTCCTAGACGACATCGAATTTATGCTGGACAGAAAAACAAGTAGTTACTGGAGGATTTGCTGGTTCCTCTTGACACCGTTAATTTTGAtactgatttttttttacactgTCGTCACTCTTTCTCCCTTGACTTACGGCGGCAGAGGATATCCTGTTACGGCTCACGCGGCTGGTATAGTCATATTTTGCTTCAGCATTCTTCAAATACCATTCTGGATGATCGTGGAGATGCTGAAAAACAGAAACTTGCCATTATCAAAGGTACCGCATTAAATTCTCTTTCACCATccatataattttcttctttaatccATCCTTTTtattacacatacatataacattgtttttataatatgtttcAGTCATGATTTATGTttgtaatttatgtattaggttgtcccaaaagtttctttcattttataaggaaataatagatgcacaacattttttgttttatattattttattgaattatatacgATCATTTTTGTTCCAACAGATTCATACATAAGTTCCAATAGGAtcatatataattcaataaaataatattaaacaaaaaatgtcGTGCATCTataatttccttataaaacgaaagaaacttttggggcAACCTAATAAAGCCAAGACCAATTTCTCTAAGTTATCAGgctaatataaataaatacatgcatacatatacatatatacataaaatataatacaagcTTAGATAAATGTTGTTTGAGATGTTGACTTCAGATAATGAATCATTTCGGCCACTGCGATCACCTTTAATAAGTTTTTACTTTGGCGCGTTGTCTTTCTTTCGTAGAATTTAAGGAAATCTTTTCTGTCAACATCGAAATGGGGGCCGATAGAAACCAATTACAGGAAAGCTTGGCTTCGCTTCAAAGAAGAGAAActaaaagagagaaacgcCAGGACAGAGCCAAGATGGCTTCAATTGATATACACTTTAATTTGTAAGAACGACAGAAAAAATTAGGTAGTGATACGAGATCTCTATAGAAACTCCACTGagtacaattttatacttGCGACGTGTTTCCGCGTTTatataagaaatttcaatatgcaaaaatgtaaagaatgtaaaaaaattatataagttaTCCAGTGTTAAGTGCTCGTTGTAAGATTTAATAAACGGACAAGAATTTCTTTAGTTATGCCAGTTCATAGGAatgtaaatttgcataaacatccgcagtctaattattatatacatgttatgctatttctctgtttcttttgACTCTTAAGTCTGCAAGGATTACCGAAGCAAGATAAGAATTtagtatttatttgtataaggacttaatatttataatacataatgtGTTCGTTGAACCAACGAAATCTCGTTATTTTCATCGATACGATCGTCAACAAAGAAGATACGGAGAAATCGTGTGCTGACTATTAATCCTCTCCGACCAACAAAGCTACGATTCTCCACTTTTTCTTCTCCAAATTCATCCTCGCTATCCTCTTTGAGTCTTTGAATTCCTTCCATTCCTTGAATTTTACAGGATCCTTAGGTCCCCAATCGGCGCTCGGTTTAAGTATCTACGAGgagaatatagaaataaaagaaatattccaatttttcGTAATGCGCTAGAGCATTCCTTATCCGAACACTCGTTATCCAAATATCATAATTTCCCAACATTTTATTAGAcatgataatattatataagataatatcagaaaataatatttcccaGCAGCGGATGCATTTTTCcgtttgtataaatatgtacacaTTTTATTAATCTTCATATATGATTTAGATATGTAcacattttattaatgttcATATATAATTCACATACGTACACATTTTATTAGTGTTCATATGTAACTCACATATGTGcacattttattaatgttcATGTATAACTCATGTATGTTcacattttattaatgttcATACATACCGTATTCTTTCCTTTATTAGATTCGGTGCATTccgattataaaaatttagtatAATAAACTAATAGCGTTGTAAATATCGAAACGAAATACAAGACGTAATTAGAAGACTCGAAAGCCGTGTAAGTAGAACGAAATTAGTAAGAATACGCGATGTTGGAAAAGCCACAATCGCAGAcaataaaaagcaaaaacatgatattgaaaattatctgAAGCACGTACAGTGGCTTAAATTCCAAAAAAACCATATATTTTTTggacaaatattataattattctattctaACGACAGGTTTGTGTATGATACCATTTGGCGAAAACTAAAAAAGGAGCATGTGCGTAGAAGTGATTTTACCATTCACAAAAAGAATtgaagataataattttatttatgaacaCGACCATGGCCCGGTGATTTACACATCGAGACAGACAAAACTGTAACTTCAACGAAAGGAATATCAAGGTTTTAACATGGCCACCTTGTTTCTCGGTAAATATGGAAACAGTGaagaaattattgtattttaaggAGCGCGCCTgactttatataaatttcacttttttttttctattaaattatattcttaagTTTTTTTCTATTGTTACAAACGAAGTTGTAtatgtttcttttctatttttctaaaaatgatATCATAAACAAACTTGTCATCAGAATGGGACGATTATAAGATTTTAGCAAAAGATACAGTGGCTTTATGGAGGTTTCGAGTTTCTCTTAATGCTTACATCCAAATAAGATTTCCCTTCGTTCTTGATCTTACTAACGAACATCCAGATAGGAAGTTGAATCACTCCTAGTCCCAAAATTAACCATCCAGCGACTGGAAAgagaattagaatttttatgaaacgaGATCAAAcgagatttaattgaaatatggTAGAAATATATGTTTGCCATAAACGATACACAGAATTTCTATACTTTCATAAGCGAATTTCCAAGCTTCTATAATATTCAGTGCCGTGAATA from the Bombus fervidus isolate BK054 chromosome 12, iyBomFerv1, whole genome shotgun sequence genome contains:
- the LOC139992691 gene encoding sodium-dependent nutrient amino acid transporter 1, whose amino-acid sequence is MNNEGHQNPAFAMDETGKTKSHEGPRESIVRCPETVKETEARSTWDNQIEFLMSCIAISIGFGNIWRFPFTAYENGGGVFLIPYIIVLFVVGKPFYYLEVILGQFSSSSSIKVWNISPAFAGVGWSQFCSNVAVMTYYSSLMALTLFFLIASFSAELPWARCREEWADYCVDSSQKVDSESVNVSMLTKLLYEKERRSSAELYFLKVVLQEKDSIDDGVGLPDWKLTLCLLFSWLCVILITFQGVKSSGKASYFLAIFPYIILLSLLIRAVTLEGAGTGILFFLTPKWSKLLEPNVWYAAVTQCFFSLSVCFGAIITYSSHNNFKHNVYRDALIVTSLDTLTSFIAGCTIFGILGNLAHEMGMEDIDNVVKSGAGLAFISYPDAIAKFTFVPQFFAVLFFVMMFVLGVGSIVGMVSGVVTCLKEKLPNMEIWKIVLSVCSMGFAVSTVYVTPGGQFILTLVDYYGTSFVVFILASFEITAVTWVYGIENFLDDIEFMLDRKTSSYWRICWFLLTPLILILIFFYTVVTLSPLTYGGRGYPVTAHAAGIVIFCFSILQIPFWMIVEMLKNRNLPLSKNLRKSFLSTSKWGPIETNYRKAWLRFKEEKLKERNARTEPRWLQLIYTLICKNDRKN